One segment of Triticum aestivum cultivar Chinese Spring chromosome 2A, IWGSC CS RefSeq v2.1, whole genome shotgun sequence DNA contains the following:
- the LOC123189901 gene encoding probable inactive beta-glucosidase 14 encodes MAREAALWLLLLLSAHLLLRRASAIHRGQFPPPTSFLFGTSTAAYQIEGGYLEGKKSLSNWDVYTHKQGTIEDGSNGDIAADHYHRYMEDIELMHSLGVNSYRFSIAWARILPRGRFGHVNPDGVAFYNAIINALLHKGIQPFVTIFHYDIPHELEERYGGWLSPEIQKDFGYFANICFRLFGDRVKFWLTMNQPNLLAKFSYLNGWFPPGHCSEPFGNCAFGNSSIEPYIAGHNMILSHANVVSIYRNNYQERQGGYIGIAVSARWYEPLRNTTIDQLAVERAISFNVPWFLDPIILGDYPAEMRKILGPTLPEFTLKQKKKLHATKLDFIGLNHYSTWYVKDCIFSPCEMDPMDGDARVLSLVERDGVPIGKETGAPFFYDVPHGMEKAVMYYKQRYNNTPTYITENGYAQASNSSMTAKDFTGDTERIDYISGYLTYLVSAIRKGADVRGYFVWSILDDFEWTSGYKDRFGLYHVDFKTQKRTPKLSAEWFREFLKGSLVSREFQNGSQLQQYYTS; translated from the exons ATTGAAGGTGGATATTTGGAGGGTAAGAAAAGCCTAAGTAATTGGGATGTCTACACCCACAAGCAAG GCACAATTGAGGATGGAAGCAATGGTGATATTGCTGCTGATCACTACCATCGTTACATG GAAGACATCGAGTTGATGCATTCCTTGGGAGTGAACTCATATAGATTCTCCATAGCATGGGCACGAATTCTACCAA GAGGCCGATTTGGACATGTAAATCCAGATGGTGTAGCATTCTACAATGCCATCATCAATGCTCTTCTGCACAAAG GCATACAACCATTTGTTACGATATTTCATTACGACATTCCACATGAGCTTGAAGAGCGATATGGTGGATGGTTGAGTCCAGAAATCCA GAAGGACTTTGGTTACTTTGCAAACATATGCTTCAGGTTGTTTGGCGATCGAGTGaaattctggcttacaatgaaTCAGCCTAACTTATTGGCAAAATTTTCTTATTTGAATGGATGGTTCCCTCCTGGTCATTGTTCGGAGCCGTTTGGGAATTGTGCCTTTGGAAATTCTTCAATAGAGCCATACATAGCAGGTCACAATATGATACTTTCACACGCAAACGTTGTGAGCATTTACAGAAATAACTATCAG GAGAGACAAGGTGGATATATTGGAATTGCTGTCAGCGCAAGATGGTATGAACCATTGCGAAATACCACAATCGACCAACTAGCAGTTGAACGGGCTATATCTTTCAATGTTCCATG GTTTCTGGACCCTATAATTCTTGGTGATTATCCTGCAGAGATGCGCAAAATCTTGGGTCCAACCCTACCTGAGTTCAcattaaagcagaagaagaaactaCATGCAACCAAACTGGATTTTATTGGACTAAATCATTATTCGACATGGTATGTGAAGGACTGCATCTTTTCACCATGTGAAATGGATCCTATGGATGGGGATGCGCGAGTGTTAAGTTTAGTAGAACGAGATGGGGTGCCTATCGGTAAAGAG ACAGGAGCACCATTCTTCTATGATGTTCCACATGGGATGGAAAAGGCGGTCATGTATTACAAACAAAGATACAACAACACCCCAACATATATTACAGAAAACG GTTATGCTCAAGCAAGCAATAGCAGCATGACTGCTAAGGATTTTACCGGTGACACAGAAAGAATTGATTACATCAGTGGCTACCTCACTTATTTAGTCTCGGCAATAAG GAAAGGAGCTGACGTACGTGGTTACTTTGTGTGGTCTATCCTTGACGACTTCGAGTGGACTTCAGGATACAAGGACAGATTCGGGCTCTACCATGTCGACTTTAAGACGCAGAAGAGGACGCCGAAATTATCAGCTGAATGGTTCAGGGAGTTCCTCAAAGGTTCACTTGTGTCGAGAGAGTTTCAAAATGGATCCCAGCTGCAGCAGTACTATACTTCCTGA
- the LOC123189902 gene encoding uncharacterized protein: MAPVLPAPAAAAAPPTFCRVSLPARSAFPSSPAKSLRRFAARSSGGGGRPEPKAGDDESKAVLDAFFLGKALAEALTERAESVVGEVFSVVGQWQAEQQKQVQEFQEEVVQRAQKAKERAAEEVVDDKGPKTLKGPSTTIVTPAPMSPPSPNIPTQAEQL, translated from the exons ATGGCGCCCGTACTAcctgcgccggcggcggcggcggctcctcccaCCTTCTGCCGCGTCTCTCTCCCGGCCCGCAGCGCCTTCCCCTCCTCCCCCGCCAAAAGCCTTCGCAGGTTTGCGGCcaggagcagcggcggcggcggccgtcccGAGCCCAAAGCAG GTGATGACGAGAGCAAGGCCGTCCTTGACGCCTTCTTCCTCGGGAAGGCCTTGGCGGAGGCGCTGACGGAGAGGGCCGAGTCGGTGGTGGGCGAGGTATTCAGCGTCGTCGGGCAGTGGCAGGCGGAGCAGCAGAAGCAGGTCCAGGAATTCCAG GAGGAAGTAGTTCAGAGAGCCCAAAAGGCTAAGGAAAGAGCTGCTGAGGAGGTCGTTGATGATAAGGGACCAAAGACTCTAAAGGGACCTTCAACAACAATCGTGACGCCTGCACCTATGTCTCCTCCTTCTCCTAATATTCCCACACAGGCAGAACAGTTATAA